The genome window CCAGGCGATCCAGAATTTGCGCAGCGGTGTCAGCGAGATGCGTTGATCCAGGACGCGATAATTGTCCTTTTCGATTTCGTCCAGCGTGGCTTGGTAGATGGCGGCCATGATCACGCCGCTGCGCTGGCGGTAGCGATCCTCTTCGGGCAACAGGGCGAAGGCCTTGGTGTAATACTCGCGCGCCCGTTCGGCCTGAAAGGCCATCAGCTTGGCGGCATTGTCGCTCATTTGGTGATTAAGGATGTCGTCCTGCGCGACACCGAAGCGCTGCAGCTCGTCCTGCGGGATATAGATCCGGCCGCGCGCCGCATCCTCGGCCACATCGCGTAGGATGTTGGTGAGTTGGAAGGCCATGCCCAGGTTGTGCGCGTACTTGAGCGTTTGCCGGTTTTGATAGCCGAAGATCTCGGCCGCCATCAGGCCGACGACCGCGGCGACGCGATAGCAGTACAGGCTCAGGTCCTTGAAGCTTTGGTAACTGAACTGTTCCAGGTCCATGGCCATGCCGTCGATGATTTCAAGAAAGTGCTCCTGGGGCAGATTGAAGCCTTGAACGGCTGTTTGCAGGGCCTGGGTGACGGGATGGGTGGGTGTGCCGTCGAACAGGGCGGCGATTTCCGTGCGCCACCACGCCAGTTTGGTGGCGGCCAGGTTCGGGTCGCTGCATTCATCGACGACGTCGTCCACTTCGCGGCAGAAGG of Candidatus Tenderia electrophaga contains these proteins:
- a CDS encoding squalene synthase HpnD, which produces MTPDQYCQDKAAKSGSSFYYSFIFLAPPQRQAITALYAFCREVDDVVDECSDPNLAATKLAWWRTEIAALFDGTPTHPVTQALQTAVQGFNLPQEHFLEIIDGMAMDLEQFSYQSFKDLSLYCYRVAAVVGLMAAEIFGYQNRQTLKYAHNLGMAFQLTNILRDVAEDAARGRIYIPQDELQRFGVAQDDILNHQMSDNAAKLMAFQAERAREYYTKAFALLPEEDRYRQRSGVIMAAIYQATLDEIEKDNYRVLDQRISLTPLRKFWIAWRSARHEKRRYRQWRRKH